The following are encoded in a window of Chlorocebus sabaeus isolate Y175 chromosome 10, mChlSab1.0.hap1, whole genome shotgun sequence genomic DNA:
- the BOK gene encoding bcl-2-related ovarian killer protein, which produces MEVLRRSSVFAAEIMDAFDRSPTDKELVAQAKALGREYVHARLLRAGLSWSAPERAAPVPGRLAEVCAVLLRLGDELEMIRPSVYRNVARQLHISLQSEPVVTDAFLAVAGHIFSAGITWGKVVSLYAVAAGLAVDCVRQAQPAMVHALVDCLGEFVRKTLATWLRRRGGWTDVLKCVVSTDPGLRSHWLVAALCSFGRFLKAAFFVLLPER; this is translated from the exons ATGGAGGTGCTGCGGCGCTCCTCGGTCTTCGCCGCCGAGATCATGGATGCCTTTGACCGCTCGCCCACCGACAAGGAGCTGGTGGCCCAGGCCAAGGCGCTGGGCCGGGAGTACGTGCACGCGCGGCTACTGCGCGCCGGCCTCTCCTGGAGCGCGCCCGAGCGCGCCGCGCCTGTCCCGGGACGCCTGGCCGAGGTGTGCGCGGTGCTCCTGCGCCTGG GGGACGAGCTGGAGATGATCCGGCCCAGCGTCTACCGCAACGTGGCTCGTCAGCTGCACATCTCCCTGCAGTCTGAGCCTGTGGTGACCGATGCGTTCCTGGCCGTGGCTGGCCACATCTTCTCTGCAG GCATCACGTGGGGCAAGGTGGTGTCCCTGTATGCGGTGGCCGCGGGGCTGGCCGTGGACTGTGTGAGGCAGGCCCAGCCTGCCATGGTCCACGCCCTCGTGGACTGCCTAGGGGAGTTTGTGCGCAAGACCCTGGCAACCTGGCTGCGGAGACGCGGTGGATGG aCTGATGTCCTCAAGTGTGTCGTCAGCACAGACCCTGGCCTCCGTTCCCACTGGCTGGTAGCCGCACTCTGCAGCTTTGGCCGCTTCCTGAAGGCTGCCTTCTTCGTGCTGCTGCCAGAGAGATGA